One stretch of Arthrobacter polaris DNA includes these proteins:
- a CDS encoding HNH endonuclease signature motif containing protein: protein MAGLLAAITLPSIEPFGPDNPVLAGLPNRVSSLTPDPEPASKLEVARGVYDAAVAALVAVKQLEDSLSACKAGVIAQFMGAAEVEAAATGLDAWQAGVSHASACTEIATALCIPEPTAASLAHHCTMLVRDHQNTMAALETGVLSYRHACIIVDEIETLCETASINTDEVTAFESRLLGLAPGTTAAAFGNKARRARETTYPQTLKTRTRQAFTRRAMTLEAGKDGMSWMTFHLPSIAAEGIWVNCTRIAREIKNLAREQQKTNSGQSTGTGEFRTLTQLRIDVAAALLLNQXNPPATSGTRAGTANSKARSAGVAHEPSTTGGPSTTGGPSSGSGPDYGDGTGGPGAAVGGFPNCNTTCNDDPANSNAAGSHAAGSHGGGSDTTDSGGPANSADTDGAPLDPERPSGYHSFRKNPSGPTAFPTARAAPIFSPARPARVPXVLATSHWEASLGGVEDAPVCGEVVGDGSGFVEGIVDGIPEDHLKEYLEQLDDVRAHHVITGPPLPEATILLTVPFXGLLNITDEPADLVGARGGPVPADIAAKLIIAAGTFVRVLTDPITGEPLPLNPERYRLREAETSALRLLAGGCYFPNCPNPVMDTDTDHLIPREKGGKSTLENQRPACKRHHMLKHFKDDKDKHGNRRRFKDPTRNDIRMRGWTPLTRDNGGTGWISPTGKYHEPSAGSAXAPRYPKWLKNVWTQH from the coding sequence GTGGCCGGACTACTTGCCGCGATAACGCTTCCTTCCATTGAACCCTTTGGGCCTGACAATCCTGTGCTGGCGGGCCTTCCCAATCGCGTTTCGTCACTGACACCTGACCCTGAGCCTGCTTCCAAACTTGAGGTGGCCAGAGGCGTCTATGACGCAGCGGTTGCGGCCTTGGTAGCGGTGAAGCAGCTAGAGGACTCTTTGTCCGCGTGCAAAGCGGGCGTGATCGCCCAATTCATGGGAGCCGCTGAAGTCGAGGCAGCTGCGACAGGGCTCGATGCGTGGCAGGCCGGGGTATCCCATGCAAGTGCTTGCACAGAGATCGCGACGGCCCTCTGCATTCCCGAACCCACCGCGGCATCCCTCGCTCACCACTGCACCATGTTGGTCCGAGACCACCAGAACACGATGGCCGCACTAGAGACCGGGGTGCTGTCGTACCGGCATGCCTGCATCATTGTTGATGAGATTGAGACCCTGTGTGAAACCGCCAGTATCAATACCGATGAGGTGACGGCATTCGAATCCCGGCTGTTGGGTTTAGCTCCGGGCACCACTGCCGCTGCTTTCGGCAACAAGGCTCGCCGGGCCAGGGAGACCACCTACCCGCAAACACTAAAGACACGAACCAGGCAAGCCTTCACCCGGCGCGCAATGACTCTAGAGGCAGGCAAGGACGGCATGTCTTGGATGACATTCCATCTGCCCTCAATTGCCGCCGAAGGCATCTGGGTGAACTGCACCCGCATCGCCCGCGAGATCAAGAATCTGGCCCGCGAACAGCAGAAGACAAACTCGGGACAGAGCACCGGTACCGGGGAGTTCAGGACCCTGACGCAATTGCGCATCGATGTCGCCGCCGCACTGCTGCTGAACCAACNNAACCCTCCCGCCACCAGTGGCACCAGAGCTGGTACCGCCAACAGTAAGGCCCGCAGCGCGGGCGTGGCTCATGAACCTAGCACCACTGGCGGACCGAGCACCACTGGCGGACCGAGCTCCGGCAGCGGACCAGATTACGGCGATGGAACTGGCGGACCGGGAGCTGCAGTTGGTGGTTTCCCCAACTGCAACACCACCTGCAACGATGATCCGGCAAACAGCAATGCTGCAGGTAGTCACGCTGCTGGTAGTCATGGCGGTGGCTCTGATACCACTGATAGCGGTGGCCCGGCTAACTCTGCAGACACAGATGGTGCCCCTTTGGATCCAGAACGGCCTTCGGGGTATCACTCATTCAGGAAGAACCCGTCTGGGCCCACAGCATTCCCGACGGCCCGGGCAGCTCCGATATTTTCACCAGCTCGGCCAGCACGGGTTCCCNCGGTTCTGGCAACTTCCCACTGGGAGGCTTCACTCGGCGGCGTGGAGGATGCGCCGGTATGCGGGGAGGTGGTTGGGGATGGTTCAGGTTTCGTTGAGGGAATCGTTGACGGCATTCCAGAAGATCATTTGAAAGAGTATCTGGAGCAGTTGGATGATGTTCGGGCACATCATGTCATTACGGGTCCGCCGTTGCCGGAAGCTACCATTTTGCTCACTGTGCCATTTNTAGGGTTGTTGAACATCACTGACGAACCTGCCGACTTGGTCGGTGCCAGAGGTGGGCCTGTGCCCGCGGATATTGCGGCCAAACTCATCATTGCGGCCGGAACGTTCGTGCGCGTGCTCACGGACCCCATCACGGGTGAGCCGTTGCCCTTGAATCCGGAACGGTACAGGCTGCGGGAGGCGGAAACTTCGGCATTGCGGCTACTGGCAGGTGGGTGCTATTTCCCGAATTGTCCTAACCCTGTAATGGATACTGACACAGACCATCTGATCCCGCGGGAAAAGGGCGGGAAGTCAACATTGGAGAATCAGCGCCCTGCCTGCAAGCGCCACCACATGCTCAAGCACTTTAAAGACGATAAAGACAAGCACGGCAATCGCCGCCGCTTCAAGGACCCAACGCGGAATGACATACGTATGCGCGGCTGGACACCGCTGACTAGGGACAATGGTGGCACGGGGTGGATCTCACCCACCGGAAAATATCATGAACCCTCTGCCGGGAGCGCANGCGCACCCAGATACCCCAAATGGCTCAAAAACGTATGGACACAGCATTGA
- a CDS encoding DUF456 domain-containing protein encodes MDAQVMWSVICGLAIVVGATGVIVPVLPGSVLIAISLLVWALVLGTPLGWLVFSIGVLFVAAGMASSAVLTGRVMRKRSIPGRSVAIGLLLGIVGFVIPVVGLLVGFAVGLFLSEFARXKDMRLALTSSLAALKATGLGILAEFGFASLAAGTWVAGVLVHFLSR; translated from the coding sequence ATGGATGCACAGGTCATGTGGAGTGTTATTTGCGGCCTGGCAATAGTGGTGGGCGCAACGGGTGTCATTGTTCCCGTGCTGCCCGGCAGTGTGCTGATTGCTATTAGTTTGCTGGTGTGGGCGCTGGTATTGGGAACCCCTCTGGGTTGGCTCGTCTTTAGTATTGGTGTACTNTTTGTGGCGGCGGGTATGGCCTCAAGCGCGGTGCTGACAGGACGAGTCATGAGGAAGCGTTCCATTCCNGGGCGATCGGTGGCGATTGGATTATTGCTGGGAATTGTTGGTTTTGTAATCCCCGTGGTGGGACTCCTGGTGGGCTTTGCTGTGGGCCTGTTTCTCTCGGAGTTTGCCAGGCANAAAGACATGCGCTTGGCTCTCACGTCATCGCTGGCTGCCTTGAAAGCAACGGGCTTGGGAATTCTCGCGGAGTTTGGCTTTGCCTCCCTTGCTGCGGGGACGTGGGTCGCCGGGGTTTTGGTTCACTTCCTGAGCCGTTAG
- the rraA gene encoding ribonuclease E activity regulator RraA has protein sequence MTILTADLHDQRGPELASVPVQFRDFGAVATFNGPARTIQCSADNGLVKATLATPXRGAVLVVDGGGSLLSALMGDMIAQSAVDNGWSGVIIHGAIRDSVVMATLAXGVKALGTSPAQSAKAGIGRVDVPIRLGHVTIHPGAMIYADPDGILVTLSHN, from the coding sequence ATGACAATCTTAACTGCAGACCTTCATGACCAGCGTGGACCTGAGCTGGCCTCGGTGCCGGTACAGTTTCGTGATTTTGGGGCCGTAGCAACCTTCAACGGACCAGCCCGGACCATCCAATGTTCAGCTGACAACGGTTTGGTGAAGGCCACCTTGGCAACGCCGNGGCGCGGCGCAGTCCTGGTTGTCGATGGCGGAGGTTCCCTGCTGAGCGCTCTCATGGGAGACATGATTGCCCAATCAGCCGTAGACAACGGCTGGTCTGGAGTGATCATCCATGGGGCCATTCGTGACAGCGTGGTGATGGCAACCCTTGCCNTTGGGGTTAAAGCGCTGGGTACCAGCCCAGCTCAGAGCGCTAAAGCCGGCATCGGCAGGGTTGACGTGCCCATCCGCCTGGGCCATGTCACCATCCACCCGGGTGCCATGATCTATGCTGACCCCGATGGAATCTTGGTGACGCTGTCCCACAATTAG
- a CDS encoding acyl-CoA thioesterase, whose translation MPEKTVREKTVQEEKVQERSVQDKKVQEKFDGGQRLTLQVPMRWSDMDAYGHINNVEVLRILEEARVHAFGPPAGTGLPGVEVPQPIFSDLEADVQALVVEHRVRYLAPLNYRNIAVPVQLWISALKGASFTVAYAXFDPVTENKCVIAETVLAFFHEPTGTLVRLSAEKKAQLDLLKGPSNFKA comes from the coding sequence TTGCCTGAAAAGACAGTACGCGAAAAGACAGTACAAGAAGAGAAAGTGCAGGAAAGGTCAGTGCAGGATAAGAAAGTGCAGGAAAAGTTCGACGGCGGTCAGCGGCTCACGCTGCAGGTTCCCATGCGCTGGTCAGACATGGATGCTTATGGTCACATCAATAACGTGGAAGTGTTGCGGATCCTTGAGGAGGCGCGAGTCCACGCTTTTGGGCCACCTGCCGGGACCGGCCTGCCAGGAGTTGAAGTGCCACAGCCGATCTTTTCTGACCTAGAGGCTGATGTTCAGGCGTTGGTTGTTGAACACAGGGTCAGATACCTGGCCCCGCTGAACTACCGCAACATCGCGGTTCCTGTGCAACTGTGGATCAGTGCGCTCAAGGGTGCCAGCTTTACTGTGGCCTATGCCATNTTTGATCCCGTGACTGAAAATAAATGTGTTATTGCTGAAACCGTGCTGGCGTTCTTTCACGAACCCACTGGCACTCTCGTGCGGCTCTCCGCAGAAAAGAAGGCACAGTTGGATCTCTTGAAGGGACCTTCCAACTTCAAGGCATAA
- a CDS encoding GNAT family N-acetyltransferase, whose amino-acid sequence MRLRPIAMADLLAVNAYRSLAEVARYLPXPPHTMADTELTITSMAAQQEFATPGQWLDLAVEHGPSPEVVGEVLLKWDANNWRRGEIGFVFSPEVQGRSIAFTACTAALELAFGHFGWHRVEGICDDRNVKSAALMTRLGMRLEARFVEAKWSKGEWITLRHYAILSREWSAHGPA is encoded by the coding sequence GTGCGCCTGCGTCCAATAGCCATGGCTGACCTGCTGGCCGTGAACGCGTACAGATCACTGGCCGAGGTTGCGCGCTACCTGCCCCANCCNCCGCACACCATGGCAGACACTGAACTGACCATTACATCGATGGCAGCACAGCAAGAATTTGCTACNCCGGGGCAGTGGCTTGATCTGGCGGTGGAACACGGGCCTTCNCCCGAGGTTGTNGGGGAAGTATTGCTGAAATGGGACGCGAACAATTGGCGGCGAGGGGAAATAGGTTTTGTCTTCAGTCCCGAGGTGCAAGGCCGAAGCATTGCGTTCACGGCATGCACGGCGGCACTGGAGCTAGCCTTCGGACACTTTGGCTGGCACAGGGTTGAAGGGATTTGCGACGACAGGAATGTAAAGTCAGCCGCATTGATGACACGGCTGGGAATGCGCTTGGAAGCTAGATTTGTGGAAGCTAAGTGGAGCAAGGGCGAATGGATTACGCTGCGCCACTACGCCATCCTGAGCCGTGAATGGTCAGCCCATGGCCCAGCCTGA
- a CDS encoding thioesterase family protein: MHLLLRTFFHIFVSWRRAPISLWSNASVPMRVWPSDVDVALHLNNGMYFSLLDLGRIDLMMRGXAWXKMLRRRWSHVVSAETIAFRKSLNLWQRYSMETRLIGTDEHSFYFEQRMVASGEIYARAIVCMRFVAKNRAVPMEQALAAFGLNPQSREVPQWVHEWREANALPSTRKPALHQWQSGVAQEPSS, encoded by the coding sequence ATGCATCTCTTATTGCGAACGTTCTTCCATATTTTCGTNTCATGGCGGAGGGCGCCCATCAGCCTATGGAGTAATGCGAGCGTGCCCATGCGGGTATGGCCAAGCGATGTTGACGTGGCGCTGCACCTGAACAACGGCATGTACTTTTCGCTCCTGGACTTGGGGCGTATTGACTTGATGATGCGCGGGGANGCTTGGCANAAAATGCTACGACGGCGCTGGAGCCACGTGGTGAGCGCTGAAACCATTGCCTTTAGAAAATCCCTGAACCTCTGGCAGAGATACTCCATGGAGACACGGCTCATCGGCACGGATGAGCATAGTTTCTACTTTGAACAACGCATGGTCGCCAGCGGTGAAATTTATGCCCGCGCCATTGTGTGCATGCGTTTTGTGGCNAAAAATAGGGCCGTTCCGATGGAGCAGGCATTGGCTGCNTTTGGGCTAAATCCACAAAGCCGAGAAGTGCCTCAGTGGGTCCATGAATGGCGTGAAGCCAACGCGCTCCCTAGCACGCGCAAGCCAGCTCTACATCAGTGGCAAAGTGGCGTTGCTCAGGAGCCCTCCAGTTGA